The stretch of DNA TCGATCGCGCAATGGAAAATAAGATCATCGACGTATTGAAATCAAAACTAGGACTCGAAGAAACAGTAATCTCGCTTGACGAGTTCCGCAAGTTCTTTGAGAAAGAAGAAGCCGCTGAAGCAGAAACTGAAGCGTAAATGAAAAAAAGATAAAAATAACGGACAGGAGGGATAGTGTTTTCTTTCTGTCCGTTTGTCTTTAACATTATAAATAAGGAAAATACATACATTATTATTCCAGCTTTTCAATTTTTTATTTATAACTTTGTTTATAAGAAATGAGGCTGTGCTATTAGCCTCTTTTTTATGCCTGTACGAGTGGCATGATAATTGTTTATAGTAATAATGGTAAAACATTATTTAATAAAAAAAGAAAATGTTATGAACAATGAATTTAGAAAGTATGCAACGAAGCATCTAGGCTTGAATGGGCTAGCTCTTGATAAATATATCGATATAACAAGCAGTTATATATCACCTACTATTATCGAAGAACGTCAGTTGAATGTTGCTCAGATGGATGTATTCTCTCGTTTGATGATGGATCGTATTATCTTTTTGGGAACTCAGATCGACGACTATACAGCCAATGTGATACAGGCTCAATTGCTATATCTTGATTCTGCCGATTCGGGCAAAGATATATCTATTTATATAAATTCTCCCGGAGGATCGGTGTATGCAGGATATGGAGTTTATGACACTATGCAGTTTATCAACAGCGATGTGTCTACAATCTGTACAGGTATTGCAGCATCTATGGCAGCCGTATTGCTTGTTGCCGGAGAGAAAGGAAAACGATTTGCGTTGAAGCATTCACGCGTTATGATTCACCAGCCGTTGGGTGGTGCTCAGGGACAAGCTTCAGATATCGAGATCACCGCTCGTGAGATTGGTAAGGTGAAAAAAGAACTTTATACTATTATTTCAGACCACTCGGGACAACCATTTGACAAAGTGGCACTAGATTCGGACCGTGACTACTGGATGACTTCGGCTGAGGCTAAAGACTATGGAATGGTAGATGATGTTTTGATGAAAAATAAACAATAATTCAAAAATCAGATTCATTTACTCACAAAAGGATAAATGGCAAAAAAAGATACTAACGGCTATTGCAGTTTCTGTGGCAGAAGCGATAAGGATGTAAATATGCTTATCTCCGGTATGTCGGCTGACATCTGTGATAGCTGTGCTGAACAAGCATATCAGATTGTAAAAGAAAGTGTAGAGGCAAAGAAAACATCTTTGGGTATTGATAAAACACAATTGCCCGACCCAAAGACGATAAAAGAATATCTTGACGGGTATATTATCGGTCAGGAGAATGCCAAGCGCTATCTGTCTGTGGCTGTGTATAACCATTACAAACGTATACTACAAGGGAAAGAAGATGATATAGAAATAGAAAAGTCGAATATCATTATGGTTGGCCCTACAGGTACAGGAAAAACATTGTTGGCACGTACCATCGCCAAACTACTGCATGTCCCTTTCGCAATCGTAGACGCAACCGTGCTTACCGAAGCCGGATACGTAGGCGAAGATATAGAAAGCATTCTTACCCGACTGTTGCAAGCCTCAGACTATGATGTGGCAGCAGCAGAAAGAGGGATTGTTTTTATCGATGAAATTGACAAAATAGCCCGTAAGAGCGACAATCCATCAATCACCCGTGATGTTAGCGGTGAGGGTGTGCAACAGGGCTTACTTAAATTGCTGGAAGGTTCGATTGTAAACGTTCCGCCTCAAGGAGGACGTAAGCATCCTGACCAGAAGATGATTGCCGTAGATACCAAAAACATATTGTTTGTTTGTGGTGGAGCTTTCGACGGTATCGAAAGGAAGATAGCGCAACGATTGAATACAATGGTTGTGGGTTATGCTTCGTCTAAAAGCAACGCGCAGGTAGACCGTAACAATCTGTTGCAATATGTAGCACCTCAGGATTTGAAGTCTTTCGGATTGATCCCTGAGATTATAGGACGTCTGCCTATTTTGACATATCTTGACGCTCTGGATAGGAGTGCTCTTCGCCGAATACTTACCGAGCCGAAAAACTCTATCATTAAGCAGTATGTCAAATTGTTCAAAATGGATGGCGTTGATCTTACCTTCGAAGATGATGTATATGAATACATTGTAGATAAGGCAGTGGAATATAAATTGGGAGCAAGAGGATTGAGATCCATAGTCGAAACCATTATGATGGATGCTATGTTTAATATCCCTTCCACAAAGCAGGCTCAACTGCATGTTACTAAAGAGTACGCTGTAGAGCAATTGGAGAACTCACAAGTCGTAAAACTAAGAAATTCATTATAAAGTTTGTTTTTTTTACAAAAAATAGCCTATTTTATATTGGAGAATTAAATTTAGGGGTTTATCTTCGTAATAATTAATAGCCTATTTATATGCCGGATATAGAGGATATATTGACGTGTTCATTGAAAAAGCATTTTGGCTTTGACAATTTTAAAGGTAACCAGAAGGCAATAATACAAAACTTGCTGGATGGAAGAGATACCTTTGTGTTGATGCCTACGGGCGGCGGAAAGTCCCTCTGCTATCAGCTACCGGCACTCTTGATGGAGGGAACAGCAGTAATTATTTCTCCCCTGATAGCCCTGATGAAAAATCAGGTGGATGCCATGCGAAATTTTAGTGAAGAGGACGGCGTAGCGCACTTCATGAATTCGTCACTAAACAAAGCTGCGATAGAACAAGTAAAAGGTGATATACTTTCGGGAAAGACAAAACTATTATATGTAGCACCCGAATCTCTTACAAAAGAAGAGAATATAGACTTTCTGCGTCAGATAAAAATATCGTTTTATGCTATCGATGAGGCACATTGTATTTCGGAGTGGGGGCACGACTTCCGTCCTGAATACAGACGTATACGTCCCATTGTAAACGAAATAGGCAAGCATCCTATCATTGCACTTACTGCTACGGCAACGCCAAAAGTGCAAATGGATATACAGAAGAACCTTGGAATGGTGGAAGCAGATGTGTTTAAATCATCATTCAACAGGGAAAATCTATATTACGAAGTTCGTTCAAAAACGGATAAAGTAGATAAGGATATAATAAAATACATTAAATCGCAAGGCACAAAGTCTGGAATTATATATTGTTTGAGTAGAAAGAAGGTGGAAGAGTTTGCCGAAATATTACAAACAAATAATATCAATGCACTGCCGTACCATGCTGGACTAGACCCAAGTACACGCTCTGCCAATCAGGATGCTTTTCTGATGGAAAAAGTGAATGTAATTGTTGCTACCATTGCATTTGGTATGGGGATCGATAAGCCCGATGTGAGATATGTGATTCACTACGATATGCCAAAGAGCCTTGAAGGATACTATCAGGAAACAGGTAGGGCCGGACGCGATGGCGGTGAAGGAAAATGTATAGCGTTTTATTCATTCAAAGACTTACAGAAACTGGAGAAATTTATGCAGGGTAAGCCCGTTGCTGAACAGGAAATAGGAAAACAGCTACTCCTTGAGACCGCAGCATACGCCGAAACTGCATTATGCCGGAAGAAAGTACTTCTTCATTACTTTGGAGAAGAATATAAAGAGAAAAATTGTGGGAACTGTGACAATTGTGTAAATCCTAAAAAACAAGTGGAAGCTAAAGATTTATTATTGACGGCTATTGAAGCTGTAATTGCATTAAAAGAAAAGTTTAAAACTGATTACGTTATCAATATCTTGAGAGGTAAAGAAACCTCAGAGATAGAAACGTACGGGCATCAGGATTTAGATGTATTTGGATCAGGTGATGATACCGATGATGAAACATGGAACGCCGTTATACGTCAGGCATTAATAGCCGGGTATTTCGATAAGGATATCGAAAATTACGGCTTACTGAGAGTAACCAAAAAAGGAAAAGATTTCTTGAAAAAACCGGCATCGTTCAAGATTACCACAGCAGACGAAGAAGACTTGTCTGATGATGAGAACATAGATGATGTAGTGGTGAAAGGCGGCGGTGGCGGATCGGCAGTAGATCCGGTTTTGTTTTCTATCATGAAAGATCTTCGCAAAAAGATGGCAAAACACAACAATGTTCCCCCATACGTGATATTTCAAGACCCCTCTCTGGAGGCTATGGCTACAATCTACCCGATAACAATGGAGGAATTGCAAAATATTCCGGGGGTAGGAGCAGGTAAAGCAAAGAGATACGGGACAGAGTTTCTTGAAATAATAAAGAAGCACGTTGAAGAAAATGAAATAGAACGACCTGAAGATTTACGTGTAAAAACAGTAGCAAACAAATCGAAACTAAAAGTAGCCATCGTACAGGCTATCGACCGCAAAGTAGCATTAGACGACTTGGCCGAATCGAAAGGGATTGATTTTGCTGAATTGCTGAGCGAAGTAGAAGCTATCGTATTCTCAGGAACAAAAATAAATATAGATTATTTCCTCAGAGAGGTTATAGATGAAGACCATCTCGACGATATATTTGAATATTTTCAAGAAGCAGAATCGGAAGATTTAGAAGCTGCGATCAATGAACTTGGCGAGTATTCTGAAGATGAAATACGCCTTGTCAGGATCAAGTTTATCTCCGATATGGCTAACTAAAGAATGAAGAGAAAAGCAATTTTTCCGGGGACATTCGATCCCTTTACAATAGGACATTACTCATTAGTGAAACGATCTCTCGAATTGGTAGATGAGATCGTTATTGCTATTGGAGTGAATGATACCAAGAAAACTTACTTTTCGCTCGACAAGCGCATCGATATGATCCGTTCTTTGTATACAGACGACAATCGCATAGTGGTAGGTACTTATGATAGCCTTACTGTAGACTATGCCAAAGAAACAGGATCAAATTTCATAATACGTGGAATCCGTTCTGTAAATGATTTTGAATACGAAAAAACGATTGCCGATATGAACAGGAATATATCGGGAATAGAAACAATCGTACTCTTTACAGAACCGGAACTAACACATATCAGTTCTACTATTGTACGCGA from Dysgonomonas mossii encodes:
- the clpP gene encoding ATP-dependent Clp endopeptidase proteolytic subunit ClpP; protein product: MNNEFRKYATKHLGLNGLALDKYIDITSSYISPTIIEERQLNVAQMDVFSRLMMDRIIFLGTQIDDYTANVIQAQLLYLDSADSGKDISIYINSPGGSVYAGYGVYDTMQFINSDVSTICTGIAASMAAVLLVAGEKGKRFALKHSRVMIHQPLGGAQGQASDIEITAREIGKVKKELYTIISDHSGQPFDKVALDSDRDYWMTSAEAKDYGMVDDVLMKNKQ
- the clpX gene encoding ATP-dependent Clp protease ATP-binding subunit ClpX, with the protein product MAKKDTNGYCSFCGRSDKDVNMLISGMSADICDSCAEQAYQIVKESVEAKKTSLGIDKTQLPDPKTIKEYLDGYIIGQENAKRYLSVAVYNHYKRILQGKEDDIEIEKSNIIMVGPTGTGKTLLARTIAKLLHVPFAIVDATVLTEAGYVGEDIESILTRLLQASDYDVAAAERGIVFIDEIDKIARKSDNPSITRDVSGEGVQQGLLKLLEGSIVNVPPQGGRKHPDQKMIAVDTKNILFVCGGAFDGIERKIAQRLNTMVVGYASSKSNAQVDRNNLLQYVAPQDLKSFGLIPEIIGRLPILTYLDALDRSALRRILTEPKNSIIKQYVKLFKMDGVDLTFEDDVYEYIVDKAVEYKLGARGLRSIVETIMMDAMFNIPSTKQAQLHVTKEYAVEQLENSQVVKLRNSL
- the recQ gene encoding DNA helicase RecQ, whose protein sequence is MPDIEDILTCSLKKHFGFDNFKGNQKAIIQNLLDGRDTFVLMPTGGGKSLCYQLPALLMEGTAVIISPLIALMKNQVDAMRNFSEEDGVAHFMNSSLNKAAIEQVKGDILSGKTKLLYVAPESLTKEENIDFLRQIKISFYAIDEAHCISEWGHDFRPEYRRIRPIVNEIGKHPIIALTATATPKVQMDIQKNLGMVEADVFKSSFNRENLYYEVRSKTDKVDKDIIKYIKSQGTKSGIIYCLSRKKVEEFAEILQTNNINALPYHAGLDPSTRSANQDAFLMEKVNVIVATIAFGMGIDKPDVRYVIHYDMPKSLEGYYQETGRAGRDGGEGKCIAFYSFKDLQKLEKFMQGKPVAEQEIGKQLLLETAAYAETALCRKKVLLHYFGEEYKEKNCGNCDNCVNPKKQVEAKDLLLTAIEAVIALKEKFKTDYVINILRGKETSEIETYGHQDLDVFGSGDDTDDETWNAVIRQALIAGYFDKDIENYGLLRVTKKGKDFLKKPASFKITTADEEDLSDDENIDDVVVKGGGGGSAVDPVLFSIMKDLRKKMAKHNNVPPYVIFQDPSLEAMATIYPITMEELQNIPGVGAGKAKRYGTEFLEIIKKHVEENEIERPEDLRVKTVANKSKLKVAIVQAIDRKVALDDLAESKGIDFAELLSEVEAIVFSGTKINIDYFLREVIDEDHLDDIFEYFQEAESEDLEAAINELGEYSEDEIRLVRIKFISDMAN
- the coaD gene encoding pantetheine-phosphate adenylyltransferase, with the protein product MKRKAIFPGTFDPFTIGHYSLVKRSLELVDEIVIAIGVNDTKKTYFSLDKRIDMIRSLYTDDNRIVVGTYDSLTVDYAKETGSNFIIRGIRSVNDFEYEKTIADMNRNISGIETIVLFTEPELTHISSTIVRELLRFGHDVSQFIPKGMSLD